The Natrinema salaciae genome contains a region encoding:
- a CDS encoding nucleotide sugar dehydrogenase, whose translation MTTIISDTENRADERESDQHPRDASGNGTALEHTDARSTRSATICVVGLGYVGLPLAVGFAQSNYRVIGYDVDDVTVGRLQEGIDTTGDLSDEAVRDDDISYTTDATEIGGADYVVIAVPTPIDDDDRPDLGYIESAATTVGSKMDPGTTVVLESTVYPGATREVLVPALEDASGLTAGEDFFVGYSPERATPGDENHGLEDVVKVVSAQNEKVLEDVATLYESIVDAGVHRAPSIEVAEACKVIENIQRDVNIALVNELSMAFERLGIDTREVLDAAGTKWNFHDYRPGLVGGHCIPIDPYFFAHRATRAGADPELIRTSRAVNESMPNHVAELTIKALNQCHKTLRESRVLVLGLAYKADVGDIRSSKVADVVDHLREFGIDVAGYDPHAEADAVRNAFDIDVQDSLTFDGFDAVLLTTGHSAFEEFDLDDVAAALDDDAALVDVVGAFESDDADDADLVYRSL comes from the coding sequence ATGACCACGATAATCAGCGACACGGAGAACCGAGCGGACGAGCGAGAGAGCGACCAGCACCCACGGGACGCGAGCGGCAACGGAACTGCCCTCGAACACACGGACGCACGCTCGACGCGTTCGGCGACGATCTGTGTCGTCGGATTGGGCTACGTCGGGCTCCCGCTCGCGGTCGGGTTCGCACAGTCGAACTACCGCGTGATCGGGTACGACGTCGACGACGTGACGGTCGGTCGGCTCCAGGAGGGTATCGACACGACCGGTGATCTCTCCGACGAAGCAGTCCGAGACGATGACATCTCGTACACGACGGACGCGACGGAGATCGGCGGGGCCGACTACGTCGTCATCGCCGTCCCGACGCCGATCGACGACGACGATCGGCCGGACCTCGGGTACATCGAGAGTGCGGCGACCACCGTCGGTTCGAAGATGGACCCCGGAACGACGGTCGTCCTCGAGTCGACGGTCTATCCGGGGGCGACGCGCGAGGTCCTCGTGCCGGCGCTGGAAGACGCATCCGGGCTGACTGCGGGCGAGGACTTTTTCGTCGGCTACTCCCCGGAACGCGCGACGCCGGGCGACGAGAATCACGGCCTCGAGGACGTCGTCAAGGTCGTCAGCGCGCAAAACGAGAAGGTACTCGAGGACGTGGCGACGCTCTACGAGTCGATCGTCGACGCGGGCGTCCACCGTGCCCCGTCGATCGAGGTCGCCGAGGCGTGCAAGGTCATCGAGAACATCCAGCGCGACGTCAACATCGCGCTCGTCAACGAGCTGTCGATGGCCTTCGAACGGCTGGGGATCGATACCCGCGAAGTGCTCGACGCGGCGGGGACGAAGTGGAACTTCCACGATTACCGACCGGGCCTCGTCGGCGGACACTGTATTCCGATCGACCCGTACTTCTTCGCCCACCGCGCGACGCGAGCGGGAGCGGACCCGGAACTGATCCGCACGAGTCGTGCGGTCAACGAGTCGATGCCGAACCACGTCGCCGAGTTGACGATCAAGGCGCTCAACCAGTGTCACAAGACGCTCCGAGAGAGTCGCGTGCTGGTTCTCGGGCTCGCGTACAAGGCTGACGTGGGCGATATCCGCAGTTCAAAGGTCGCCGACGTCGTCGATCACCTCCGCGAGTTCGGGATCGACGTCGCAGGATACGATCCGCACGCGGAGGCCGACGCGGTCCGGAACGCGTTCGACATCGACGTACAGGACTCGCTCACGTTCGACGGCTTCGACGCCGTCCTCCTCACGACCGGCCACTCGGCGTTCGAGGAGTTCGACCTCGACGACGTCGCGGCAGCCCTCGACGATGACGCCGCGCTCGTCGACGTCGTGGGAGCGTTCGAATCGGACGACGCAGACGACGCCGACCTCGTCTACCGCAGTTTATAA